The Argentina anserina chromosome 5, drPotAnse1.1, whole genome shotgun sequence genome includes the window cggttgcgaaaactttcttcacgaaagttgtagagctcgtcgatacgagttcgtggatatgtgacgcgttcgaatcggacgttgtgtgtaaaagttattattgACGGAagatagtttccgattttaagggggggtataaaaggacattttgtgaagtagggtttctattttcagaaactctcttctctctcccctctcttccgccgcctctctctctcttttctctcttttctctattttctctctcttttctctcattctctcttcactctctcggttctctctttctccctctccctctctcggctttctccctctctctctccctctcctcaccGAGCAGCTGCACCTCACCACCGTCCCTGGGAATCACGAGACCCCTACCACCACCTCGAGCACGCCGAGCCTCCTCCTGCCGCCAAGGAGCCACAACGAAGAGGAAGCTCCTTTCAAGCGTTCCCGACGGTTTTGGactccgatctaggtaaggaggCTTTTaattcatggttgtgatgttgtgtgaTGTTTTTTGGATGAAATGGGAGGttgttggtggagatcggagggagaGGTGGAaggagggttaccgccgcctagaggcggcgcgtggaggagcgtgggaggagtaggaggcggcctaggaccggagagaggaagaggggagaaaggaggagggttttggagtggtggtgacatcacacgcgccggttttgggctcggcgcgtgggccccacgcgcggccggccggaggtggcgcgtgtgccacacgcgccgccgtgtgaggcggtgtgagCAATTTCGAcggaagggtattttggtaatttactgtgtacggtaaatgtaaatgtaaattttatttacgtatggtaaatgtaattaaatgttacctacggtaaatgtaatttataaattactttcagtaaatgtaaaaagtaatttgtaaaagggtaaattagtaaattttatttactgagattgtattcacctttaaacagtacgtatatgtatataaacaCGTATATAGTATGtgtacgtatagaaatacgtatgtaataattatacgtacagaaatatgtatatagtacttatacgtacagaaatacatatatagtacttatacgtatagaaatacgtattaattgagtattgtacagtaacattgaatagtgaacagtgaacagtaacttcgtaaaaaccgaaaattgctgaacaggttccgattattactgtttcggcatttaaaggtttacgaaacgatcctaaattcatttcttatcttttcaaggtgatctataaagcgaggaaatgaaattatcttcggaaattgtgggattcacgctcaagtcaataaggtgagtaaaatctcactgaattacgaatctactctcgtggtgattcaacatttttgcaagtgtgtgtattaaatgaattacaacatgtatataatttagtggactacatatatacagtataatggtaataagtacataaatatatatagttcattaaattacatactgttattaattcattaaaaaaaatagtcatttcgatgacagaaaattgtgcatgaaaatgtgatttaaatggtacaatatgatgtgagattattgtacaaaattttcaggtgtttatgaaatatgacatgtataggatatagaggactatgtatatatagtataaatggtaaacaaatacgaatatatatagttcgctatataatatactgttatgatttttattgtggtgatattgtgaaagttttaaaacgtacaatatgatgagtgattattgtacatgattttatcacggagaatgtgaaatattgtgatttgtcttcggacgtgatgtgtggtacaatatgatgtgagattattgtacatgtgcggcaagtcgaaacctagcctttggccgggcgaaagttacgatacagttagagctctagtctgtctgccatagtactgcatgggaggtaacgggtggttatctgctcatgagtactcagcttgttttggatgttgggtggcgggtggttacccaacatcagcggtatactaagtgaggggtaacagatgtgtaccagcgctcattagttaccattttgtgaaagtattagagtaaccagatgggttgctcgttttctcatgattttcattatactgtgttgatgtggagttgtgtcttttatgagacgagagttatattaatattttactcatacgagctgtaaagcttaccgggtttgtgttgcaatcccggtgcaccaatatcaatggtgtaggggatacttccgcaggtgctgagtagtggtgattgagtgacgactccgaagacttgACGTCGTTCGCATCCAGTAGTGGTGAGGCTCTAgcatggattgtgtgtgagatttggtgtaaTTTtattgtgaggttgttgtgagaattatacaattccatttgttatatgttgaattatcatttgggtttgtaataatcggcttgactgagttatattttaaactcagatgtgatccgctgcgacattaaaataatttcgatttcattgaaattatttttgtgtttaatgattttaaaattttgagtttttaagctcgaaattttagggttgttACAGTAGTAGACACAAACCATGCATGGGTTTGCAATTCTTTGTGGAACCATCTCACCCTTGTCATTCTTCACCACTGTCATTCCTCCCTTCTTAGGCACCACCAAGGAACAAAATCTCCTCGATATTTCCGATATCtcattttttcaaaaaaacgatatatcttaggggtaaatatcttattttttcccgtatctgcgatatttctccgataacataaaatatctccaatatttctccgatatttatgatatatccgatatatcttcgatattttagaAGTACTTTTTCTCTGCTtgtgaaagaaaatgaagtactttttctcttattcatacaaagaaAAGGAACCGTCGTGCATATCAGAAgttggaaaaactcgtatACTACTACTATAACACGAAGTTACGACTACGTGATAAACAAGTAAAGGataatgtgatcaatgaaaacaactatATCGATCTACTTCATGTTGCTATGAACCACTTCAGAATGACATTGATCCTCTTCatgattggattatgcatgcacACCTCAATGATGAAAATGGCAACCCTCCTCCACATGTCGTAGAAAAGACAACTGATTTTagaattgatgtaaacaaaGTATTATCTGATGAAGTTGGAGACCCAGGAGATGGTTCTGATAATGCTAGTGTGTGGGCGGTGTAGCAACACCAGATAGTTCAaatagtgatgatgatggtggtggtggtggtggtggtaatggtgatggtagtggtggaagtcgacaaggtggtggagatacaaggtttgaatatggacaattttatgtaggtggataatttgagcagtttacttgtgaaagtaattttgatcatgttaCCCAAGATGAGAATCATGGATCTAGAGCAGACGGTCATGGTGCGCAACAGAAAAATAGGTGCAGGAGGAGGACAAGAGGAGCCGCtgatgatcaaaatatttcatctgatgttagttcagttgccttaagttttgattctatcagtTTAGGCACATAGCACAGTGGGATgtcaaacgaatcacatgaagtcaactatcaatctggtcatcctatttacaattatggtcagtttggagacgtttatgatcaattatcgaGTTGGGTTCATCCTTACTATCACATTCTCGGAGAAACTATTAGTAGCTtaaaagagatatatgactatcatgttaaccattacaattcgTACTATATGGTTCGTATGTCTTGAGcaaagtattgtagttttgttgaccaacgtgCATCTTTTTAAGCACCTAGAGCTTCTTTCTagtactagataaaattaataattgtatttgtttgtatgtaattcaataataaataaataaataatttcggaagaggaacaatattttttttccaatatccgATATCTCCCTTTTtcaaaaaaacgatatatcccctgataccgatattttgaaccttgggCACCACTTGTATTGGAGACACACATTTGGAATCAGAGATAGAATAGATGATTTCATTATCAAGGAGCTTAATAATCTTATTCTTCACCACCTCTAACATGTTGGGGTTCAATCTTCTTTGAACTTCCCTTCTTGGTTTTGCTCCATCCTCCATGTAAATATGGTGCATGCAAAGATTGAGACTCAACCCCTTTATGTCACTAATCTTCCATCCAAAACCACCCTTATGCCTCCGAAGAACATCAAGAAGTAAAGTCTCTTACTCATGTGACAAGCTTGAAGAGATACTGAGGGGCAACGTGCGGGAATCATCAATAtaaacatacttcaaatgcGATGGAAGAGACTTCAATTCTATATGGGCCGAACTCAAAACCGAAGGATTAGCATTCATTGAGAGATAATTGATAGTGGCATGCACCTCACAAGTCTCATCTCTTGAATAGTAACCATCTTCTTTTATGGGCAAAGGCAAAGCAAGATAAATGTCAAGGTGATCTCCGGCATCCATAGTTTCATCCTCACAAAAATTCATCCCAAAATGTGCTAGTGCCGACTCAAATGCATCATTTGATGAAGTCTCATGAAAAGTGTGCTccaccaagtcatcaatcttgTCCTCCACTTCAATAGAGTAAACTTTTTGCAACCTCATATGTTTCTTTAATTCATCAAAGATCTTGAACCCAATTGTGGTGTCATACACGGTCATGGTGAGCAAACccaatttcacatcaatctttgTCCCCACTGTGACCATAAAAGCTCTACCAAAGATAATATGGAGATAATCTTGGTAAATATCCTCCATTTCAAGAATAACGAAATCAGCCGGTATGACCAACTCGTTAACTTGCACCAACACATCTTCCACAACTCGTCTTGGATACCTTACACTTCTATCGGCTAGTTGGAGAGAAATTTGTATAGGCTTGATGTCGCTCAACCCAAGATCTTTGTAGACACCATAGGGCATCAAATTTATGCTAGCCCCCAAATCCAGGAGTGCCTTCTCAAATGGTCTCTCACCAATCTTGCAAGGAATAGTAACGAACCTGGATCTTTAAGCTTAGGCAGTAACCTCCTTTGATGTACGGCAGTAATTCTCTCATTCAAACACACATTGTCATCATTCTTTAATGTACTCTTATACCGTTTGTGAGTGCACATGTCCTTGAGAAATTTAGCATAAGAAGGAATGGTCTTGATTGCATCAAGAAGAGGAATATTGGCCTCCACATTCTTGAACACATCAAAACACTCAATtgacttcttctctttcttactCAAAGCCTTCTCTTGGTATACCGCTTGTGGAAAGGGAAATAACGCTTCTTCTTGCATTTCTTCCACACTAGACTTAGACCCACTTGCTCTCATATTGTCACTCTTGGTCTTGGACTTGCCTTGGCTCTTCAAATACTCATCACTATATCCCAAGATCACTCCATCATGTCCTAAAGTATCTTACATgcctttgttcttcttttgaaaCCCGGGAGGCACCTTTGAGACTTTAGGATTCAACAAATGTTCCACCTCCTCATCGTCATCATTAGGAGCTGTCATATATACCTTCCCCCTTCTCAAAGTTGTTATGGCCTTGACTTGGTTGATTCGTGGATTCTTCTCGGTAATGGAAGACAATTCTCTTTGCTTCCTTTCTCTCATCTCATTAGTCAATTGCTCCATTTGCGCTTCAAGCTTATGCAATACTTGAGTAGTGGAGGCCACATCATTTCGAACACTTTGAATAAGCTCATTTTGATTTGCCAAAACCTTGGCAAGCATCTTTTCAAGGCTTGATTTAGGAGCATCCACTTGAGGAGGATGCGACACTTGAGTATTAGGAGTTTGAAAAGGAGGTCTTACTTGATAAGGTGGCTTAGGATAAGTATTGCCACCATAACTTCCATTAGTCTCGCCATTGTTTCCTTGGAAGCCTTGGCTCCCACTAGCACCTCCATAGTTGCCACTCCCTTGATTATTGCAATTCATGCTTTGGTTCCCACCCCATGAGAAATTAGGGTGTTTTCTCCATCTGAGATTGTAAGTGTTGGAGTCAGGGTCATTCTTCGGTCTTGAATATGTCATTTGCTTACATTCTTCAATGATCTCGGGAAAAAAATCTCCATGAGGGCAAGATAGAGTGTCATGATTCACTCATTCACAAATTAAACACACTTGTGGCCCTTGAACCTCATTAACTTTCTCACAGCCTCCTTATTTGCCTTGCttcaaaaatatatcaaacttCTTGCTAAGATTTTCTTCCAACCTCTTAAACTCGTGATGCACATCCAAGCTTGATGCCTTCACTTCACACATGCACCGGTTTCTGGTTGAGTTACTTCACTTAGAGATAAATGTGAAGAAGAAGGTTTGCGACCTTGCGGGTTATTATCCCACAATTGTGACTGCTCCGCAAGCTTCTCTAATACTCGTTGGGCTTCATCCGCCACTAAGTCAATGAAATCACCAACCTTCCTTAGAGTCTCTGGTGTCAAGCCTTGATAAAATAGGCTCATAAGCATATCTTGAGATTGGCCATGATTAGGGCAACCAAGCTCAAGATCCTTGAACCTCTCTCATGTCTCATGAAATAGCTCATCTTGCTCCTTCTTAAAGGTCATTAACTCGGTTCTTCTTGCATTAGCCTTTTGAGGAGGGAAGTACTTCATAATAAACTTTTTCTTCCATATCATCCCATGAACCAATGCTATTGGATGTGAGCTTGTTCAACCACATCTTCGCCTTTTCCTTCAAGGAGCAAGGAAACAACCGGAACTTGAACGCTTATTCCGTCATGCCATTGAGTTTGACATTTGCGCATGCATCCTCAAACTCACTTAAGTAATGATAAGGATCATTGTTCGGCAACCCATAGAATGTTGGCAAGGTTTGAAGAAATCTAGGCTTGATCTCAAAAGATGATGCACATAGAGGAAGCACTATGCATCTTGAGTGTGTAGAAAGTGTAGGCAAGGCACAATCTCGAATAGGCCTTTGCTCTCTCAACTCATCACTTGGTTCACCATTCGCCATGACTATCTTGTATATTCTCGGACCAAGATTATGATTCAATTTTCGTGCCTCTTTGTCAAGATTGAATAACCTCTCAAAGGTAGCTAGGTCATTAACCACTAATTATGGATTTTCCAAATTTTCACTTGAATCTTCCCCAAACAAACTAGTAAATGAAGAAGCCTTGAACTTTTGTGCAATCCCAATGGGAGTCTTTTGATCGTTGAGCTCTCGAACCGTTTATAAACCTTTTACAAACTTAGGAGATAAAATCCTTATCTACTTACCTAGACATCATAATCCTACTAAGATGCGCCTATTTAGAAGAGCGATAAACAAATACGttacaaaaaaaatccaaatctGATTCACTTAGTAAAATGGAAGAGGAATTATATCCTTCGGTGTTGTTTACCACTCAACTTTTCAATGAAGAGTGATTAAACTCGACGGTACAAGGATAAAGCCCATAATCCAATTTACTTTGAAATTTACAAGTTCCAATCAACCTCTAATTCTAAAGAAATTGAGTACCttatatttaaatttaaaaattttaaacaaCTAAAATGTGAGCTTGCACAAgtaataagtaaataataattaggcAAGATTACTTTTCTATTTTAAACATGCTtgcaatttattttcttcttactACAACTACCATTCCACTTATCAAAAGTACTTGTGTCAACTTTAAAAATAAAGTAGatatttacaaaaattaaacacaaacaaaataaacaagAAGTAAACTAGAAAGAAAAATGGGTTCTCTAGTCCCACAACAACCTAATatgaattaagttttacctcaaTCCCCGGAAAAAGCGCCAAAACCTTGTTGGTTCAATcacttaagtatgattatgtgtatttatgtgtgaaactacctactcccaagtatatgaggtcaagttttagtaaggAAAATTGTATAGTATCGTACCTAAGGGATTGGgggaaactcaactctaactagatttccgcaagaaaaactagaaaaacatgcattctaactttttacaagttcacaaccttagcCATTTGGAAGATAAGGGTCATGGAGATGGTATTAATAAGTGGTAGTGAATCGgcttggttgattttagaattaagctaagcaaactaattctggcacaaaaataacaaaaaaaggtaaatgtagagatagaatcaaaagagTAGAGACTTAGGCATTACACCTAGCCTTACTCATACACAAATGTAACTCATGATTAATGCATAAACATGTTTGAAAAACTTCccctagtgctttggtgaagctactaagaaaccaactaatcatgcaatttaacaaagtcttttggagccaaattaaatcacacaaccttaatcccaattatattaccttataatacaagtgggctatgtaccacaagcataacacctccttagagtaattacactcatggcacaagcattaagttcaaggtaagaaattcaagcaacttaatatttcccgtaagaaacactaagccaCTACCTAAACGCTACCCATGCtcacggattcaagaagttgtcaagttcaagttccgatttattaattacctaaacatgtttcaaggtgataaaactagcaacacatttagtaagcattttaagtgtagaatctcatagattcaacatgcatcaatatcaattaaaagtaaaatgaattcattagcacatgaatttggctagggctagcctagcctcaaatccaactactcacaacccattaaatgcaacaaacccttgaaaatgaaatacatcaaaagagaagtagagtaaagagagaagagattactaagggtttggtacaaatgaGACCAAACCATACCTCTAAAGGTTCactacccacaaagatgtaataaggatgaaaatgcttctaagtatggtattaatAGGTTCTAACAAAGgaagaactccatgaacaccatac containing:
- the LOC126795415 gene encoding uncharacterized protein LOC126795415, with amino-acid sequence MTYSRPKNDPDSNTYNLRWRKHPNFSWGGNQSMNCNNQGSGNYGGASGSQGFQGNNGETNGSYGGNTYPKPPYQVRPPFQTPNTQVSHPPQVDAPKSSLEKMLAKVLANQNELIQSVRNDVASTTQVLHKLEAQMEQLTNEMRERKQRELSSITEKNPRINQVKAITTLRRGKVYMTAPNDDDEEVEHLLNPKVSKVPPGFQKKNKGIDEYLKSQGKSKTKSDNMRASGSKSSVEEMQEEALFPFPQAVYQEKALSKKEKKSIECFDVFKNVEANIPLLDAIKTIPSYAKFLKDMCTHKRYKSTLKNDDNIGERPFEKALLDLGASINLMPYGVYKDLGLSDIKPIQISLQLADRSVRYPRRVVEDVLVQVNELVIPADFVILEMEDIYQDYLHIIFGRAFMVTVGTKIDVKLGLLTMTVYDTTIGFKIFDELKKHMRLQKVYSIEVEDKIDDLVEHTFHETSSNDAFESALAHFGMNFCEDETMDAGDHLDIYLALPLPIKEDGYYSRDETCEVHATINYLSMNANPSVLSSAHIELKSLPSHLKHKGGFGWKISDIKGLSLNLCMHHIYMEDGAKPRREVQRRLNPNMLEVVKNKIIKLLDNEIIYSISDSKCVSPIQVVPKGIEVDKAKVEIIEKLPPPVNLKGVRRFLGHAGFYRRFIKDLSKIVKPLCDLLAKETSFLFDEACLKAFERIKELLTNAPIICSPDWTLPFGIMCDASDYTLGAVLGQRKEKLLHAIYYASKILNDAQVNYTTTKKELLAMVFALEKVGNISSRDQMHLNYMLEVEIFDVWGIDFMRHFPSSYGYLYILVGVDYVSKWVEAVATKINDHKVVLKFLKENIFTRFGTPRAIIRMEAPILSTSHLRPY